In Thermococcus sp. 21S7, the following are encoded in one genomic region:
- the hypF gene encoding carbamoyltransferase HypF produces the protein MKAYRLHVQGIVQAVGFRPFVYRIAHENNLRGYVKNLGDAGVEIVVEGREEDIAAFLRDLREKLPPLARIEMIKKKELPPQGFDRFYIEKSSQGGEGGDSIIPPDIAICDDCLRELFDPTDKRYMYPFIVCTNCGPRFTIIEDLPYDRINTTMREFPMCDYCESEYKDPLNRRYHAEPVCCPVCGPSYRLYTNDGEEIIGDPLKRAAELIDKGYIVAIKGIGGIHLACDATNEEAVAELRRRTHRPQKPFAIMAKDVETVEEFAFLSREELEELTSYRRPIVTLRKKEPFPLPESLAPGLHTIGVMLPYAGTHYILFHWSKSRVYVMTSANYPGMPMVKDNDRAFEELKDVADYFLLHNRKILNRADDSVIRFVNGRRAVIRRSRGFVPLPIEIPFNYRGLAVGAELLNAFGVAKNGKVYPSQYIGNTSKVEVLEFMGEAIEHFKRILRVSEFDLIVADLHPSYNTTKLAMEMANELNVEFLQVQHHYAHIASVLAERKLDEMIGIAVDGVGYGADGHTWGGEVIYLSYEDVERLAHIDYYPLPGGDLASYYPLRALMGILSKVYGVEELEGIIERCCPKAIESLRYGRVEFNVVLTQLAKEVNTSYTSSTGRVLDAISVLLNVAYRRHYEGEPAMKLESFAMRGKNDLKFEVPVDGELIRVEELFVQALDVIDTASPADIAYSAHLAIGRVFAETAIDRAREFGVKNVGISGGVAFNELIVKTARKIVEAAGLKFHTTHEVPRGDNGINVGQAFLGGLYLEGYLTREDLML, from the coding sequence ATGAAGGCCTACCGACTTCACGTTCAGGGCATCGTTCAGGCCGTCGGATTTCGGCCCTTCGTCTACAGAATCGCCCACGAAAACAACCTGCGGGGCTACGTCAAGAACCTCGGCGATGCTGGAGTTGAGATAGTAGTCGAGGGCAGGGAGGAGGATATAGCGGCTTTTCTGCGAGACCTCAGGGAGAAGCTCCCCCCGCTCGCGCGGATAGAGATGATAAAGAAGAAGGAGCTTCCACCCCAGGGCTTCGACCGCTTCTACATCGAGAAGAGCTCCCAGGGCGGGGAAGGAGGGGATTCGATAATCCCGCCCGACATAGCTATATGCGACGACTGTCTGAGGGAGCTTTTTGACCCGACGGACAAGCGCTACATGTACCCATTCATCGTCTGCACCAACTGCGGGCCCAGGTTTACAATCATCGAGGATTTGCCCTACGATAGAATCAACACCACGATGAGAGAGTTCCCGATGTGCGACTACTGCGAGAGCGAGTACAAAGACCCGCTCAACAGGAGGTATCACGCCGAACCCGTCTGCTGTCCGGTCTGCGGGCCGAGCTACCGCCTCTACACGAACGATGGAGAGGAGATCATCGGCGACCCGCTGAAGAGGGCGGCAGAGCTGATAGACAAGGGCTACATCGTCGCCATCAAGGGAATAGGAGGAATACACCTCGCCTGCGACGCAACCAACGAGGAAGCTGTTGCAGAGCTGAGGCGGAGAACCCACAGGCCGCAGAAGCCATTCGCGATAATGGCGAAGGACGTCGAGACAGTGGAGGAGTTCGCCTTCTTAAGCAGAGAAGAACTTGAGGAGCTGACTTCCTACAGGAGGCCGATAGTAACCCTCCGCAAGAAGGAACCCTTCCCCCTCCCCGAGAGCCTCGCGCCGGGGCTTCATACCATAGGCGTTATGCTGCCCTACGCGGGAACTCATTACATACTCTTCCACTGGAGCAAGAGCAGGGTTTACGTCATGACCTCTGCGAACTACCCGGGAATGCCGATGGTCAAGGACAACGACCGGGCCTTCGAGGAGTTAAAGGATGTCGCCGATTACTTCCTCCTTCACAACAGGAAGATACTCAACAGGGCCGACGACAGCGTCATCAGGTTCGTCAACGGAAGGAGGGCGGTGATAAGGCGCTCCCGCGGCTTCGTGCCGCTGCCGATAGAGATACCCTTCAACTACCGCGGCCTAGCCGTCGGGGCGGAGCTTCTCAACGCCTTTGGCGTCGCCAAAAACGGGAAAGTCTACCCCAGCCAGTACATCGGAAACACCTCGAAGGTTGAAGTCCTCGAATTCATGGGGGAGGCCATAGAGCACTTCAAGAGAATCCTCCGCGTGAGCGAGTTCGACCTCATCGTTGCAGACCTCCACCCGAGCTACAACACGACAAAGCTCGCCATGGAGATGGCAAATGAGCTAAACGTGGAGTTCCTCCAGGTGCAGCACCACTACGCACACATAGCGAGCGTTTTAGCTGAGAGAAAGCTGGACGAGATGATAGGCATAGCCGTTGACGGCGTCGGCTACGGGGCGGACGGCCACACCTGGGGCGGCGAGGTAATATACCTGAGCTACGAGGACGTCGAGAGATTAGCTCACATAGACTACTACCCGCTCCCGGGCGGCGATTTGGCCAGCTACTACCCGCTGAGGGCCCTGATGGGCATCCTGAGCAAGGTCTACGGCGTCGAAGAGCTCGAAGGAATCATCGAGAGGTGCTGTCCAAAGGCCATCGAGAGCCTCCGCTACGGGAGGGTGGAGTTCAACGTCGTGCTGACCCAGCTGGCGAAGGAGGTCAACACTAGCTACACGTCCTCAACCGGCAGGGTTCTCGACGCCATCTCTGTTCTCCTCAACGTGGCTTACAGAAGGCACTACGAGGGCGAGCCGGCAATGAAGCTGGAGAGCTTCGCGATGCGCGGGAAGAACGACCTGAAGTTCGAAGTTCCAGTCGACGGCGAGCTAATAAGGGTGGAGGAACTCTTCGTCCAGGCACTCGACGTCATCGACACCGCTAGTCCGGCGGACATAGCCTACTCGGCCCACCTTGCCATCGGACGGGTTTTCGCGGAGACGGCCATAGATAGGGCGAGGGAGTTTGGGGTTAAGAACGTTGGAATAAGCGGCGGCGTCGCCTTCAATGAACTCATAGTCAAGACCGCCAGGAAGATCGTCGAGGCTGCCGGCCTGAAGTTCCACACGACCCACGAGGTTCCGCGCGGGGACAACGGAATAAACGTCGGGCAGGCCTTCCTCGGCGGCCTGTACCTTGAGGGATACCTCACGAGGGAGGACCTGATGCTGTGA
- a CDS encoding ATP-NAD kinase family protein has protein sequence MRVGLIINPIAGMGGKVALKGTDGVVEEAIERGARPIAADVVRLFLHELRNCAEVRDVEFLTGPDGLGEEVLAEFDFPHEVIRHRDVRYREVLGVRIPDTNGDDTKELVRRMLGRVELIVFAGGDGTARDVFSVAGREVPLLGIPTGVKMYSGVFAYSPEDAARVLVEFLRGNANLGERDVRDIDEDAYRHDEVKARTYGRALVPVVEALIQGSKERVPLDEEDELDAIAEAVIEEILENDGVYFLGSGSTIKRIKDGLGVNGTLLGVDVVEVRNGEARLLVKDAAEKDLLRFAGENARIVVTVIGGLGFLFGRGNQQFSAEVLRRISKENIIVVATPSKLRNGLVRVYTGDREVDEKLRGYIRVRVSPWMERMVKVV, from the coding sequence ATGCGCGTTGGACTGATAATCAACCCCATAGCTGGAATGGGCGGGAAGGTGGCATTGAAGGGCACGGACGGTGTCGTTGAGGAGGCGATAGAGCGGGGAGCAAGGCCCATCGCGGCCGACGTTGTGAGGCTTTTCCTCCACGAGCTGAGAAACTGCGCGGAGGTAAGGGATGTCGAGTTCTTAACCGGCCCCGATGGTCTGGGGGAAGAGGTTCTGGCGGAGTTCGATTTTCCCCACGAGGTCATCAGACACAGGGATGTACGCTACCGCGAGGTTCTCGGCGTTAGGATTCCTGATACGAATGGCGACGACACGAAGGAACTCGTGAGGAGGATGCTTGGACGGGTTGAGCTGATAGTCTTCGCCGGCGGCGACGGAACCGCGAGGGACGTTTTCAGCGTCGCGGGAAGGGAGGTTCCGCTACTGGGCATTCCAACCGGCGTCAAGATGTACTCCGGAGTTTTTGCGTATTCACCGGAGGATGCCGCGAGGGTCTTGGTGGAGTTCCTCAGAGGGAACGCCAACCTGGGGGAGAGGGACGTGAGGGACATAGACGAGGATGCCTACAGGCACGATGAAGTTAAGGCGAGAACCTACGGAAGGGCCCTCGTCCCGGTGGTCGAGGCCCTGATCCAGGGCAGTAAGGAGAGGGTTCCCTTAGATGAAGAGGACGAACTTGATGCGATAGCGGAGGCAGTGATTGAGGAAATCCTTGAGAACGATGGAGTATACTTCCTCGGTTCCGGCTCAACAATAAAACGAATAAAAGACGGGTTGGGCGTCAATGGAACGCTCCTTGGGGTCGATGTTGTGGAGGTCAGAAACGGTGAGGCCAGGCTCCTCGTTAAAGATGCCGCGGAGAAAGACCTGCTGAGGTTCGCGGGAGAGAACGCCAGAATCGTTGTAACAGTAATAGGTGGTCTTGGATTCCTCTTCGGCAGGGGGAACCAGCAGTTCTCGGCGGAGGTTCTGCGGAGGATTTCCAAGGAGAACATAATCGTCGTGGCGACACCCTCCAAGCTCAGGAACGGCCTCGTCAGGGTTTACACCGGCGACCGGGAGGTTGATGAGAAGTTACGCGGCTACATCCGCGTCCGCGTCAGCCCCTGGATGGAGAGGATGGTGAAGGTCGTTTAG
- a CDS encoding radical SAM protein: MIAFGPVPSRRLGKSLGVNNIPDKVCSYACVYCQIGRTLRMEVERRAFYEPELIFEDVSRKVEKAEAAGERIDYITFVPDGEPTLDVNLSREVEMLKTLGIALAILTNSSLIWREDVREELFEFDFVSLKLDAVSEPLWRRVDRPHRSLSLEKILDGMLTFADGFEGKLVTETMLINVDYDGELEKIADFLAELKPDRAYIGIPTRPPAEPWVEPAGEETIHVAYQLFSERLGEERVEYLIGYEGNAFASTGNVEEDLLSITAVHPMRDEAVRELLRKAGAGWDVVEGLIRDGKLIELEYGGRRFYMRALPSRRKP; the protein is encoded by the coding sequence ATGATAGCCTTCGGTCCGGTTCCATCGAGGAGGCTCGGTAAGAGTCTCGGGGTGAACAACATACCCGACAAGGTCTGCTCCTACGCCTGCGTCTACTGCCAGATAGGCAGAACCCTGAGAATGGAGGTTGAGAGGAGGGCGTTCTACGAGCCGGAACTAATCTTCGAGGATGTTTCGCGGAAGGTCGAGAAGGCCGAAGCGGCCGGGGAAAGGATAGACTACATCACCTTCGTTCCCGACGGAGAGCCTACGCTCGACGTAAACCTGTCCAGAGAGGTGGAGATGCTGAAAACCCTCGGGATAGCCCTGGCGATACTCACGAACTCCTCGCTGATATGGCGCGAGGACGTGAGGGAGGAGCTTTTTGAGTTCGACTTCGTCTCACTTAAGCTCGACGCAGTGAGCGAACCCCTCTGGCGCAGGGTGGACAGGCCCCACAGGAGCCTCTCACTTGAGAAAATCCTCGACGGCATGCTGACCTTCGCGGACGGCTTCGAAGGAAAGCTCGTTACCGAGACCATGCTGATAAACGTTGATTACGACGGAGAGCTTGAGAAAATTGCTGACTTTCTGGCGGAGCTCAAGCCGGACAGGGCGTACATAGGAATCCCCACGAGGCCTCCTGCCGAACCGTGGGTCGAACCTGCGGGCGAGGAGACGATACACGTCGCATACCAGCTGTTCAGCGAGCGCCTTGGGGAAGAGCGCGTCGAGTACCTAATAGGCTATGAGGGGAACGCCTTCGCCTCAACCGGAAACGTCGAGGAAGACCTGCTGAGCATAACCGCCGTGCACCCGATGAGGGATGAAGCCGTGAGGGAGCTTCTGAGAAAAGCTGGGGCCGGCTGGGACGTTGTGGAAGGGCTTATCCGGGACGGAAAGCTGATCGAACTCGAATACGGGGGAAGGCGCTTCTACATGCGCGCCCTCCCGAGCAGGAGAAAACCTTAA
- the hypE gene encoding hydrogenase expression/formation protein HypE — MVEKIKLEHGAGGEIMEELLRDVILKNLSLKSAGGIGLDQLDDGATIPLGDKHLVFTIDGHTVRPLFFPGGDIGRLAISGTVNDLAVMGAKPLALANSMIIGEGFDSEDLKRILRSMDETAKEVPVPIVTGDTKVVEDGIGIFVITAGIGIAERPVSDAGAKVGDVVLVSGTVGDHGIALMSHREGIAFETELESDVAPVWEVVEAVAKAIGWENIHAMKDPTRGGLSNALNEMARKADVGILIREADVPVRPEVRAASDMLGINPFDVANEGKVVMIVPREHAEKALEAMRSTERGKNAAIIGDVIGDYRGKVLVETGIGGKRFLEPPAGDPVPRVC; from the coding sequence ATGGTTGAGAAGATAAAGCTCGAACACGGAGCCGGTGGAGAAATAATGGAGGAACTTCTCAGGGATGTCATACTGAAGAACCTGAGCCTAAAATCGGCTGGAGGGATAGGGCTCGACCAGCTCGATGACGGTGCGACGATACCCCTCGGCGATAAGCACCTTGTGTTTACAATAGACGGCCACACGGTCAGGCCGCTCTTCTTCCCTGGAGGAGACATCGGGCGCTTGGCCATAAGCGGAACGGTGAACGACCTGGCCGTTATGGGGGCCAAGCCCTTAGCATTGGCCAACTCCATGATAATTGGAGAAGGCTTCGACAGTGAGGACCTGAAGAGAATCCTTCGCTCGATGGATGAGACTGCCAAAGAGGTGCCGGTTCCCATCGTCACCGGCGACACCAAGGTCGTCGAGGACGGGATAGGCATCTTCGTCATAACCGCCGGAATCGGAATCGCGGAGAGGCCGGTGAGCGATGCAGGGGCAAAGGTGGGCGACGTTGTTCTCGTCAGCGGGACGGTCGGAGACCACGGGATAGCGCTGATGAGCCACAGGGAGGGTATAGCCTTCGAAACCGAGCTTGAAAGCGACGTTGCACCGGTATGGGAGGTCGTCGAGGCGGTAGCTAAAGCAATCGGCTGGGAGAACATACACGCCATGAAGGACCCCACGAGGGGTGGACTAAGCAACGCCCTCAACGAGATGGCGAGGAAGGCCGACGTCGGGATACTCATAAGGGAGGCCGACGTGCCCGTGAGGCCGGAGGTCAGGGCGGCGAGCGACATGCTGGGCATAAACCCCTTCGATGTCGCCAACGAAGGCAAAGTGGTCATGATCGTTCCAAGGGAGCACGCGGAGAAAGCGCTGGAGGCGATGAGGAGCACGGAGCGGGGGAAGAACGCGGCGATAATCGGCGATGTCATAGGGGACTACAGGGGCAAGGTTCTCGTGGAGACGGGCATAGGCGGAAAGCGCTTCCTTGAGCCGCCGGCCGGAGACCCGGTTCCGAGGGTCTGCTGA
- a CDS encoding potassium channel family protein has product MCEYVYENGRKCRLKPVEGSAYCPLHIPYDEGERLLGDEIKRVKEEAFLKRLRAGQTYFEGVYLYDVKISDFKAEKPIVFKNSQVRTVLFDGVSVPGVTFYNSTVGRLVVFESELGTFTVHGSHVFGLNLLRVGFSNSVYIRNSSVRYVMINSTEYTGRGEEGEREYGERRTATGRIELSDLSEVRRIGINVRYPLLRKILEEHGVKPFESRERAVKATTLVLRDIGFDQSARFKRQVRLSIRRFHGNLVLENLNVFGHAEILGSWLRNPEFVHTRVMGNLIFRKVSFHGDFAWNSTVLPNIPVELNVEGFVEVEDCRFGNHRAAEVLYRLARISWERNGDFERADRYYYLEMVAKRNSRLSGRRKGIKRLFVRMESAFEWLFADLTCKYGTDWKRPILIWLGAVNVFFPLLFFLTRSVEGISGTLSFLDYEYFSVVTATTLGYGDYHPIGVGRVIASVEALFGMFMWAVFLTVFARRYMR; this is encoded by the coding sequence ATGTGCGAGTACGTCTATGAAAACGGAAGGAAATGCAGGCTGAAGCCCGTCGAGGGCTCGGCCTACTGCCCCCTCCACATCCCCTACGACGAGGGTGAGAGGCTTTTGGGGGATGAAATAAAGAGGGTGAAGGAGGAGGCTTTTCTTAAAAGGCTCAGGGCGGGCCAGACCTATTTTGAGGGCGTTTACCTCTACGACGTCAAAATAAGTGATTTCAAAGCCGAGAAGCCGATAGTCTTTAAAAACTCTCAGGTCAGGACGGTACTCTTCGACGGCGTTAGCGTGCCGGGTGTAACCTTCTACAACTCCACGGTGGGCAGGCTGGTCGTCTTTGAGAGCGAGCTTGGAACGTTCACCGTTCACGGCTCCCACGTTTTCGGTCTGAACCTGCTCCGCGTTGGGTTCTCCAACTCGGTCTACATCAGAAATTCGAGCGTTCGCTACGTCATGATAAACTCAACCGAGTACACAGGCAGGGGGGAGGAGGGCGAGAGGGAGTACGGGGAGCGCAGAACAGCCACCGGGAGGATAGAGCTGAGCGACCTGAGCGAAGTCCGCAGGATTGGAATAAACGTCCGCTATCCCCTCCTGCGGAAAATCCTTGAGGAGCACGGTGTAAAGCCATTCGAATCGCGCGAGAGGGCCGTTAAGGCCACCACCCTCGTTCTCAGGGACATAGGCTTCGACCAGTCGGCGCGCTTCAAGAGGCAGGTCAGGCTCAGCATAAGGCGGTTCCACGGCAACCTCGTGCTCGAAAACCTCAACGTCTTCGGCCACGCCGAAATCCTGGGGAGCTGGCTCAGGAATCCCGAGTTCGTGCACACCCGGGTCATGGGCAACCTGATATTCCGGAAAGTATCTTTCCACGGCGACTTTGCCTGGAACTCCACGGTTCTGCCCAACATCCCGGTGGAGCTCAACGTCGAGGGCTTCGTTGAAGTCGAGGACTGCAGGTTCGGCAACCACCGCGCGGCGGAGGTGCTCTACCGCCTCGCCAGGATAAGCTGGGAGCGGAACGGGGACTTCGAGAGGGCCGACCGCTACTACTACCTGGAGATGGTGGCCAAGAGGAACTCCCGGCTGAGCGGCAGGAGGAAGGGGATTAAGAGGCTCTTCGTGAGGATGGAGTCCGCCTTCGAGTGGCTCTTCGCGGATTTGACCTGCAAGTACGGCACCGACTGGAAGAGGCCCATACTCATCTGGCTCGGCGCGGTCAACGTCTTCTTCCCTCTGCTATTCTTCCTGACGCGGAGCGTCGAAGGCATCTCTGGAACCCTGAGCTTCCTCGACTACGAATACTTCAGCGTTGTTACCGCGACGACCCTCGGGTACGGCGACTACCACCCGATAGGGGTGGGGAGGGTTATAGCCTCGGTCGAGGCCCTGTTTGGCATGTTTATGTGGGCGGTCTTCCTGACGGTGTTCGCGAGGAGGTACATGAGGTGA
- a CDS encoding HEPN domain-containing protein has product MNRYEEMLKKAQESIEAAKTLLERGFYGFALSRAYYTMFYCAEAILLTKDISVSKHSALIALFGREFVKTGEVPHRFFTHLRTAFNLRQTADYSFVVDITEEEARENIRRAEEFLEFTRHYLSSKGFLEE; this is encoded by the coding sequence ATGAACAGATACGAAGAGATGCTAAAAAAAGCTCAGGAGAGCATTGAAGCGGCTAAAACCCTGCTGGAAAGGGGTTTCTATGGGTTCGCCCTCTCAAGAGCCTACTACACAATGTTCTACTGTGCGGAGGCCATTCTGCTGACGAAAGACATCAGCGTTTCAAAGCATTCCGCTCTCATAGCCCTCTTCGGAAGGGAGTTCGTCAAGACGGGAGAAGTTCCTCACAGGTTTTTCACGCATCTGAGAACCGCGTTTAACCTTAGGCAGACGGCGGATTACTCCTTCGTGGTTGATATAACCGAGGAAGAGGCGCGCGAGAACATAAGGCGCGCCGAAGAATTCCTCGAATTTACGAGGCACTACCTCTCATCCAAGGGCTTTTTGGAGGAATGA
- a CDS encoding nucleotidyltransferase domain-containing protein, with translation MPALQREDLEKILQEVKSRLREILGDDLVEVILFGSYARGEAREDSDVDVLVVVRRRLTIDEHDRLNEVTEKYIMERGLVISLIVYPISPGMEHDPLIQNVHVEGIKV, from the coding sequence ATGCCGGCGCTCCAGAGGGAAGACCTCGAAAAAATACTCCAGGAGGTGAAGTCCCGGCTCCGGGAGATTCTGGGCGATGACCTAGTGGAGGTCATCCTCTTCGGCTCCTATGCGAGGGGGGAGGCGAGGGAAGACAGCGACGTTGATGTGCTGGTCGTGGTTAGAAGAAGGCTGACAATCGATGAACACGACAGGCTTAACGAGGTCACGGAGAAGTACATCATGGAGAGGGGACTCGTTATTTCGCTCATCGTTTATCCAATCAGTCCAGGAATGGAGCACGACCCGCTGATTCAGAACGTTCACGTGGAGGGTATTAAGGTATGA
- a CDS encoding cysteine desulfurase — protein sequence MRIPEDVRKDIPLTEEVIYFDNTATSLTPRPVVEAMDEYYLKYRANVHRGIHRLSQMATHKYEESRKVTADFLNAEFEEIVFTKNTSESLNLVALGLEHLFKPGDKIVTTPYEHHSDLLPWQRLAKKLGLKLEYIEGDDEGNLDLSDAEKKIKGAKLVAVQHVSNALGVIHEVEELGKMAKEAGAIFVVDAAQSAGHMEVDVKKLHADFLGLSGHKGPMGPTGIGVLYINEEFFEAFEPPLIGGGTIEDVGLEGYKLTEPPERFEAGTPNIGGAVGLAAGIRYIEKIGIDKIERQEHKLVKRITEGLDELEVPWYGPRNLKKHAGVVSFNVPGLHPHDVAAVLDNHNIMVRSGHHCALPVMKRLGINGTVRASFHVYNSVEEVETFLGVMEELVKSLR from the coding sequence ATGAGGATTCCGGAGGACGTTAGGAAGGACATCCCGCTGACCGAGGAGGTCATATACTTCGACAACACGGCCACTTCGCTCACGCCGAGGCCGGTTGTAGAGGCGATGGACGAGTACTACCTCAAGTACCGCGCCAACGTCCACAGGGGGATACACAGGCTCTCCCAGATGGCGACCCACAAGTACGAGGAGAGCAGAAAGGTGACGGCCGATTTCCTCAACGCGGAGTTCGAGGAGATAGTTTTCACCAAGAACACGAGCGAGAGCCTCAATTTAGTTGCTCTCGGCCTTGAGCATCTCTTCAAGCCCGGCGACAAGATAGTGACGACTCCCTACGAGCACCACTCTGATTTGCTCCCCTGGCAGAGGTTAGCGAAAAAGCTCGGCCTCAAGCTTGAGTACATAGAAGGCGACGACGAGGGCAACCTCGACCTGAGCGACGCTGAGAAGAAGATCAAAGGGGCGAAGCTGGTGGCGGTTCAGCACGTCTCCAACGCCCTCGGCGTTATCCACGAGGTCGAGGAACTCGGAAAGATGGCGAAGGAAGCGGGGGCGATATTCGTCGTCGATGCCGCCCAGAGCGCCGGCCACATGGAGGTGGACGTGAAGAAGCTCCACGCGGACTTCCTGGGACTCTCCGGCCACAAGGGGCCGATGGGACCGACGGGAATAGGCGTTCTCTACATCAACGAGGAGTTCTTCGAGGCTTTCGAGCCTCCTCTGATAGGCGGGGGAACGATAGAGGACGTTGGGCTGGAGGGCTACAAGCTGACCGAGCCGCCGGAAAGGTTCGAGGCCGGAACGCCCAACATAGGTGGTGCGGTAGGCCTCGCCGCGGGAATAAGGTACATCGAGAAAATAGGGATAGACAAAATCGAGAGACAGGAGCACAAGCTGGTCAAGAGGATAACAGAGGGCCTTGATGAGCTTGAAGTGCCCTGGTACGGGCCGAGGAACCTGAAGAAGCACGCCGGTGTGGTGAGCTTCAACGTCCCCGGCCTTCACCCCCACGACGTTGCCGCGGTTCTCGACAACCACAACATCATGGTCCGCTCCGGCCACCACTGTGCCCTGCCGGTCATGAAGAGACTCGGGATAAACGGCACGGTTAGGGCCTCGTTCCACGTTTACAACAGCGTGGAAGAGGTCGAGACTTTCCTCGGCGTCATGGAGGAACTCGTGAAGAGCCTGAGGTGA